In the uncultured Methanobacterium sp. genome, one interval contains:
- the rpiA gene encoding ribose-5-phosphate isomerase RpiA: MHPKKQVAWEAAQLVDDAKKEVAQKAAMMVSDGQVLGLGTGSTAHYFIQKLGDRIKEEEIELMGIPTSYQSFFLARDCGIPLTTLDEHLPDLAVDGADEVDPELNLIKGGGAAHTLEKIVDSAAGKFLVIVDESKQVKQLGDFPVPLEVIPSAYRPVTEWVKAAGGVPSLRMAQMKDGPVITDNNNFVVDVQFKEIPKPHELEVALNSIPGVVENGVFAGIADQVLVATSEGVKSFKKG; encoded by the coding sequence ATGCATCCGAAAAAACAAGTTGCCTGGGAAGCTGCCCAGCTAGTAGATGATGCTAAAAAGGAAGTTGCCCAAAAAGCAGCGATGATGGTCTCTGACGGACAAGTCCTGGGTCTGGGAACTGGATCAACTGCTCATTACTTTATTCAGAAACTGGGAGACAGGATCAAAGAAGAGGAAATTGAACTTATGGGAATACCAACCTCTTATCAATCCTTTTTCCTGGCAAGAGATTGTGGAATACCTTTAACCACACTTGATGAACACCTACCTGATCTGGCTGTGGATGGTGCCGATGAAGTAGATCCTGAATTAAATCTAATAAAAGGTGGGGGAGCAGCTCACACCTTAGAGAAGATCGTAGACTCTGCAGCAGGAAAATTCCTGGTCATTGTCGATGAATCCAAACAGGTTAAACAACTCGGAGACTTTCCAGTGCCACTGGAGGTCATACCATCAGCTTACCGTCCAGTGACTGAATGGGTAAAAGCTGCAGGTGGTGTACCCTCCCTGAGAATGGCCCAGATGAAAGATGGTCCGGTGATAACTGACAATAACAATTTTGTGGTGGATGTTCAGTTTAAGGAGATACCTAAACCCCATGAACTGGAAGTAGCACTGAACAGTATCCCTGGTGTAGTGGAAAATGGTGTATTCGCGGGTATTGCTGACCAGGTACTGGTTGCCACATCTGAGGGAGTTAAATCGTTTAAGAAAGGTTAA
- a CDS encoding UPF0179 family protein gives MITLIGTNLAEKGLKFMHYGAARPCEACRFKTTCIESLEEGRMYQIREVKNTEHPCMVHDSGKVKVVEVENAVIKAAINSKRAFEGSNIVFNPPECDEDCSLRELCFPEGLYPEDKCKIAKKMGKPGEKCPKGLNLSVVMLKY, from the coding sequence ATGATAACCCTCATCGGAACTAATTTAGCAGAAAAAGGACTTAAATTCATGCATTATGGGGCAGCCAGACCGTGTGAGGCATGCCGCTTCAAAACAACCTGTATTGAATCCCTGGAAGAGGGTAGAATGTACCAGATTAGAGAGGTTAAAAACACAGAACATCCCTGTATGGTCCATGATAGTGGTAAGGTTAAAGTAGTAGAAGTGGAAAATGCTGTAATCAAAGCTGCTATCAATTCTAAACGTGCCTTTGAAGGTTCTAATATTGTCTTTAACCCCCCAGAATGTGATGAAGATTGTTCACTGCGTGAACTATGCTTTCCAGAGGGACTTTACCCTGAAGATAAATGTAAAATAGCAAAGAAAATGGGAAAACCCGGTGAAAAATGTCCTAAAGGATTAAACCTCAGTGTGGTTATGCTTAAGTATTAG
- a CDS encoding NAD(P)-dependent glycerol-1-phosphate dehydrogenase — MDFNRVKLPREIHSGPGVIKETGSICKDLKLSGKVLVASGPKTMKIAGEAVISSLQDHDFEVETIIIKKPSMDEVEEVQDLMGSMSAVLGVGGGKVIDVAKMASTRSGTHSVSVPTAASHDGISSPRASIKNQSGSVSLAAEPPMGVIADTQIISQAPFRLLAAGCGDIISNYTAVLDWKLAHRLLNEDYSDSASALSLITAETTIKAAGHIKEGLIESAAIVVKALISSGMAISIAGNSRPASGAEHKFSHALDIIAPKPALHGEQCGVGTIMMMYLHGGDWEFIRDTLKTIKAPVNAQELGIEPEYIIEALIKAHNIRKERYTILGDRGLTEAAAIKLARKTGVID, encoded by the coding sequence ATGGATTTTAATCGGGTAAAATTACCCCGGGAGATCCACAGCGGACCCGGAGTGATCAAAGAAACTGGATCCATCTGTAAGGATTTAAAGCTCAGTGGAAAGGTACTGGTGGCCAGTGGACCCAAAACAATGAAAATTGCCGGAGAAGCAGTCATCAGCAGTCTTCAAGATCATGATTTTGAAGTGGAAACCATAATCATTAAAAAACCATCCATGGATGAAGTAGAAGAAGTTCAGGATCTTATGGGCAGTATGAGTGCTGTTCTCGGAGTTGGTGGGGGAAAAGTGATTGATGTGGCTAAAATGGCATCCACCCGATCAGGAACCCACTCAGTGAGCGTTCCAACTGCAGCATCTCATGATGGTATTTCATCTCCCCGGGCTTCCATCAAAAACCAGAGTGGAAGTGTTTCCCTGGCAGCTGAACCACCAATGGGGGTTATAGCAGACACCCAGATCATCAGCCAGGCACCATTTCGCCTTTTAGCAGCAGGGTGTGGGGATATCATTTCTAACTACACTGCAGTCTTAGACTGGAAACTAGCCCATAGGTTATTAAATGAAGATTACAGTGATTCTGCATCAGCATTATCCCTTATAACTGCTGAAACAACTATAAAAGCTGCGGGACATATAAAAGAGGGCCTTATTGAAAGTGCAGCCATTGTGGTTAAGGCACTTATATCCAGTGGAATGGCCATCAGCATTGCCGGTAACAGCAGACCAGCCAGTGGAGCTGAACATAAATTCAGCCATGCACTGGACATTATAGCACCAAAACCCGCTCTCCACGGTGAACAGTGCGGAGTAGGGACCATTATGATGATGTACCTCCACGGAGGAGACTGGGAATTCATTCGAGACACCCTTAAAACCATCAAAGCCCCCGTAAATGCTCAAGAACTTGGAATAGAACCTGAATATATTATTGAAGCTCTTATAAAAGCTCATAACATACGCAAGGAAAGGTATACTATTCTTGGAGATAGGGGGCTCACCGAAGCTGCAGCTATCAAACTGGCACGTAAAACAGGAGTTATTGACTAA
- the proS gene encoding proline--tRNA ligase produces the protein MSEFSEWFHNILEEAEIIDTRYPVKGMHVWQPQGFKIRKHTLSLLKEILDEDHEEVLFPMLIPEDELAKEAIHVKGFEEEVYWVTHGGLTPLNKKLALRPTSETAMYPMFALWVRSHTDLPMRFYQVVNTFRYETKHTRPLIRVREITTFKEAHTIHADSEGASKQVERAIEIYSSFFDQLGIPYVVTRRPEWDKFPGADYTMAFDTLLPDGKTLQIGTVHNLGQTFARTFDITYETAEGEHEYVYQTCYGLSDRVIASLIGIHGDSSGLNLPPAVAPYQIVIVPVLFKKTAQEVLDFCNQLKDKIKKAGLRVHLDDRDIRAGKKYYGWEMRGVPLRLEIGPRDIENKKMVVVRRDTLEKEIIDCNEETLITDLNTILDDVTLKLKSNAWDKFQDNIRPAETLDEAKNIITDEQGIVSFLWCGDESCGKDIEEYVNVDILGVKEEATEGKCIKCGKDARNMALLAKTY, from the coding sequence ATGTCCGAATTCAGTGAATGGTTCCACAATATCCTGGAAGAAGCAGAGATAATCGACACACGATATCCAGTCAAGGGAATGCATGTATGGCAGCCACAGGGCTTTAAAATTAGAAAACATACCCTATCCCTTCTTAAAGAAATTTTAGATGAGGACCACGAGGAAGTCCTTTTCCCCATGCTCATACCTGAAGATGAGCTGGCTAAAGAAGCTATACATGTTAAGGGATTTGAAGAGGAAGTTTACTGGGTAACCCATGGAGGGTTAACACCACTTAACAAAAAGCTGGCTCTTAGGCCCACCAGTGAAACTGCAATGTACCCCATGTTTGCTTTATGGGTGCGCTCCCACACCGATCTTCCTATGAGATTTTACCAAGTGGTTAACACCTTCCGCTATGAAACCAAACACACCAGACCCCTCATTAGGGTCCGTGAAATAACCACCTTTAAGGAAGCTCATACCATCCATGCAGATTCTGAGGGTGCCAGTAAACAGGTGGAAAGGGCTATTGAAATATACAGCTCCTTCTTTGACCAGCTGGGAATACCCTACGTGGTCACCCGACGGCCAGAATGGGATAAGTTCCCGGGTGCTGATTACACCATGGCCTTCGACACACTCCTGCCAGATGGTAAAACCCTGCAGATTGGTACAGTCCACAACCTGGGCCAGACCTTCGCCCGTACATTTGATATTACCTACGAAACAGCAGAAGGGGAACATGAATATGTTTACCAGACCTGTTATGGATTATCTGACCGGGTAATTGCATCCCTTATTGGTATTCACGGAGATTCATCTGGACTGAACTTACCTCCAGCTGTGGCACCCTACCAGATAGTTATAGTGCCGGTACTCTTCAAGAAAACTGCCCAGGAAGTTCTGGACTTCTGCAACCAGTTAAAGGATAAAATCAAAAAAGCTGGTCTCAGGGTTCACCTGGATGATCGTGACATTCGGGCTGGTAAGAAGTACTATGGATGGGAGATGAGAGGTGTACCACTACGCCTGGAAATAGGGCCAAGGGATATCGAAAATAAGAAAATGGTGGTAGTGCGCAGGGATACCCTGGAGAAGGAAATCATTGACTGCAATGAAGAAACTCTTATCACAGATTTAAACACCATTTTAGATGATGTAACTCTGAAACTTAAAAGTAATGCCTGGGATAAATTCCAGGACAACATCCGCCCTGCAGAAACACTTGATGAAGCCAAAAACATCATAACTGATGAACAGGGCATTGTATCTTTCTTGTGGTGTGGGGATGAATCATGCGGTAAGGATATTGAAGAATACGTGAATGTTGATATTCTGGGTGTGAAGGAAGAGGCAACTGAAGGTAAATGCATAAAATGTGGTAAAGATGCCCGGAACATGGCCCTCCTTGCTAAAACATATTAA
- the cofC gene encoding 2-phospho-L-lactate guanylyltransferase, producing MTKTFAIIPVSRFSEAKTRLSPTLSPLERENLLKAMLSDVISAIRNSVDDVVVISSDQDVLNFVNDLDVNCLPEQGKTDLNGALTQAVEWCSKKARQVLIVPSDVPLIHPDQVREMVELSDKWPVVIAPAKGGGTNALLCPSQGIQMKFGDWSFFEHLKEAENLGVLWYIYDSFYLSLDVNTAEDLGEIMIHGFGTQTRKFLKSIGLEVISNHGTERLRVERK from the coding sequence ATGACTAAAACATTTGCAATAATCCCTGTTTCCAGGTTTTCTGAGGCAAAAACCCGACTATCACCTACTCTCTCACCACTAGAAAGAGAAAACCTTCTTAAAGCCATGCTCAGTGATGTTATTAGTGCCATAAGAAACAGTGTGGATGATGTGGTGGTTATAAGTTCAGATCAAGATGTACTTAATTTTGTCAACGATTTAGATGTTAACTGCCTTCCTGAGCAGGGGAAAACTGATCTAAACGGAGCACTTACTCAGGCAGTGGAATGGTGTTCCAAAAAAGCCAGGCAAGTGCTTATTGTACCCTCAGATGTTCCCCTCATACACCCGGATCAGGTACGGGAAATGGTTGAACTGTCCGATAAATGGCCAGTAGTAATTGCCCCAGCCAAGGGTGGCGGCACCAACGCACTATTATGTCCATCTCAGGGTATTCAGATGAAATTTGGTGATTGGAGTTTCTTTGAACACCTGAAAGAAGCAGAAAATTTAGGAGTACTCTGGTATATTTATGACTCTTTTTACCTTTCCCTGGATGTGAACACCGCAGAAGATCTGGGTGAAATCATGATCCATGGTTTTGGAACCCAAACCAGAAAATTCCTCAAAAGTATCGGTCTTGAGGTAATATCCAACCATGGAACTGAGCGTTTGAGGGTGGAAAGAAAATGA
- the thiD gene encoding bifunctional hydroxymethylpyrimidine kinase/phosphomethylpyrimidine kinase: MIALSVAGFDPSGGAGILADAKTFQALGVYPTAVITALTAQNVKQVGGVEPVDTDFVAKQIDLVMAEENIQYAKTGMLYSGEMVEMVARKVTEYQLKLVVDPVLVAGSGGTLSREDLADSIKKHLLPLAVLTTPNIHEAEMLTGLQIKNEEDACEAAREMAKLCPTVVTGGHLNGRDIFYENSSDENSLRFIEGEIIKTSNTHGSGCTYSAAITAYLERGLNMTQSLKKASYFTKKAIENGGHGTLNQMWIHNQP; this comes from the coding sequence ATGATAGCCCTTTCTGTTGCTGGTTTTGATCCTTCAGGTGGTGCTGGGATCCTGGCTGACGCGAAAACATTCCAGGCACTGGGAGTTTACCCCACTGCAGTTATCACCGCCCTAACAGCCCAGAATGTAAAACAAGTGGGGGGAGTGGAACCGGTTGACACTGATTTTGTGGCCAAACAGATTGACCTTGTAATGGCTGAGGAAAATATACAGTACGCTAAAACCGGTATGCTCTATTCCGGAGAGATGGTGGAGATGGTGGCCAGGAAAGTCACTGAATACCAGTTAAAACTGGTAGTGGACCCGGTGCTGGTAGCTGGTTCTGGTGGGACCTTGTCCCGGGAAGATCTGGCTGATTCCATAAAAAAACACCTGTTACCCCTGGCAGTATTGACCACACCCAACATCCATGAAGCAGAAATGTTAACTGGCCTTCAAATCAAAAATGAAGAAGATGCCTGTGAAGCGGCTCGTGAAATGGCCAAGTTATGTCCGACTGTGGTTACCGGGGGACATCTTAACGGGCGAGATATTTTTTATGAAAACTCTTCAGATGAGAACTCTTTAAGGTTTATTGAGGGAGAAATCATTAAAACCAGCAATACCCATGGATCAGGATGCACCTATTCTGCAGCAATTACTGCTTACCTGGAGAGGGGACTAAACATGACCCAATCACTTAAAAAAGCATCCTATTTTACTAAAAAAGCCATAGAAAATGGTGGTCATGGTACTTTGAATCAAATGTGGATACATAATCAACCGTAA
- a CDS encoding zinc-ribbon domain-containing protein, with amino-acid sequence MVSSEEIRRRLEAKRRGETISEVKKTPPSASSKTCPECQTPNPESAKFCVGCGAPLAKEVTPTTPSEGSPATSSGETPIVTPATTTPETTPADTNKQCPSCGQKNKPDAKFCIICGHKFEEEAAAGKPLKPLVDVVEGEKEVSSTETETIAPTSSDEAVVLEPVTEQEPVIEQEPVIEQESVETLDTETPEKPLIPEVKVPEQFKPGKVKPAEEVTPAEVDEVQSKEKAAPAEEIPEVHKKAAKMDEVDKTAESTVPAEDPVLKIKKAKELLDIGAITQEEFDKIKNKYLDLI; translated from the coding sequence ATGGTTTCCAGCGAAGAGATAAGAAGAAGGTTAGAAGCTAAAAGAAGAGGCGAAACAATTTCTGAAGTAAAGAAGACACCCCCATCAGCATCGTCAAAAACTTGCCCTGAATGTCAGACACCCAACCCCGAAAGTGCTAAATTCTGTGTGGGATGCGGAGCACCACTGGCAAAGGAAGTAACCCCAACAACTCCCAGTGAAGGAAGCCCAGCTACTTCCAGTGGAGAGACTCCAATTGTTACTCCTGCAACGACAACTCCTGAAACCACCCCTGCAGATACTAATAAGCAATGTCCTTCATGTGGTCAGAAAAATAAACCAGATGCCAAGTTCTGTATCATTTGTGGACATAAATTTGAAGAAGAAGCTGCCGCAGGAAAACCCCTAAAACCATTAGTTGATGTCGTGGAAGGGGAAAAAGAAGTCTCCTCAACTGAAACTGAAACAATCGCCCCAACAAGCTCGGATGAGGCAGTTGTACTGGAACCGGTAACTGAGCAGGAACCTGTGATTGAACAAGAACCTGTAATTGAGCAAGAATCAGTTGAAACCCTTGATACTGAAACTCCAGAAAAACCACTTATCCCTGAAGTTAAGGTTCCTGAACAATTTAAACCAGGTAAAGTTAAACCAGCAGAAGAAGTAACTCCAGCAGAAGTTGATGAAGTTCAATCCAAAGAAAAAGCTGCACCTGCAGAGGAAATTCCTGAAGTTCACAAGAAAGCTGCTAAAATGGATGAAGTAGATAAAACTGCTGAATCAACTGTACCAGCTGAAGATCCAGTTCTTAAAATTAAAAAAGCCAAAGAACTTCTGGATATAGGTGCTATAACTCAGGAAGAATTTGATAAGATTAAAAACAAATATCTGGATTTGATCTAG